From the Sphingomonas mesophila genome, one window contains:
- a CDS encoding DUF4402 domain-containing protein, giving the protein MIKLLKTTALVAATGLAFTATPALAADGNPATATGTGKVRILQPLSIDATGGLLDFGVLVKGTTVVAANYYDFTVSTAGAFSPCDTNWACSATKSAADFTVSGAAGESVQVTIDDTVDLDGSGANDYLDVDLVLSGDGDNDSDATYVLTGGSADFSVGGTLTVRGDVPTGTYTAPFNVSAEYL; this is encoded by the coding sequence ATGATCAAGCTTCTCAAGACGACGGCGCTGGTCGCCGCTACCGGCCTCGCCTTCACCGCCACCCCGGCGCTCGCCGCCGACGGCAACCCGGCCACCGCCACCGGCACCGGCAAGGTCCGCATCCTCCAGCCGCTGTCGATCGACGCGACCGGCGGCCTGCTCGACTTCGGCGTGCTCGTGAAGGGCACGACGGTCGTCGCTGCCAACTACTATGACTTCACCGTGAGCACCGCCGGCGCTTTCTCGCCGTGCGATACCAACTGGGCCTGCTCGGCGACCAAGAGCGCCGCCGACTTCACCGTCAGCGGAGCGGCCGGCGAGAGCGTTCAGGTCACCATCGACGACACCGTCGACCTGGATGGCAGCGGCGCCAACGATTATCTCGACGTCGACCTGGTCCTCAGCGGCGACGGCGACAACGACAGCGACGCGACCTACGTGCTGACTGGCGGCTCGGCTGACTTCAGCGTCGGCGGCACGCTGACCGTTCGCGGCGACGTTCCGACCGGCACCTACACTGCGCCGTTCAACGTCTCGGCCGAATATCTGTAA